CCTCTTGGGCTATAAGTTATTAACTTTTGGAATTATATATTGAAAAGTAACAATCCTTGCAAGGGCATGTGATAATTCCTTATGCAATTGTGACCACAGCATTTAATTAAAAGAACTTAAGCCGTTGATCCATTGTAATGATTCACTGTTATTATTATAAGGAGAATCAAACAAAAGATCCTGTTTTTATTTCTCATCCACATGATAAGCATAACAACGTTAAGTTGCAGTCTTCGAATATGGAAGCAGATATAAAATTTAGACTGTTTATAGGGCGAAACACTGTCGactcatttgcatatttgttccATAATAGGTGTGAATTGTCACAGATTGAGCCAGATTGATATTTTTTGTATACAAAGTTGTTATTTATGCAGCAAAACATTCATTCCATAGATCAGCAACGGTGAATTAGTTAGCCTTTAAGGAAAAGCCGACATTTATGTTGGAACAATGAAGTAAATAAAGTTCAACATGACTTAGATATTACATTAGATGGAATTAAACACGTGTGCACAACCAAGAACATGAACCAAAAAAAACTTGCATTCTAATGAAACAAAGTACTGAAATCACAGGTTGGCTATAACATTGGCCCTGGAATTAAATATAAATGACAAAATTAAAGCTAACTGAAATAGATGACTACTCACTGGCTGAAACCCAAACTAATGTTACCATTTTTCACATCTTACCATTTTTCACATCTTAAGGATCTTTACATGCATCGTCGTCTCGTCATTTGTAAAAACGGAAAACTGCAAAACAGTATCGGATTTCAACCCATTGTATTTAGCAAATAGCTTCCAACCACGCGTAAGATACAACccagctttctttttttttgctccACCTCAACCCCATGCGGTAGCAAGAGCCATTGTCCATAATCACCTTGACATGGTTGTGTCTGCTAGGAAATGCACTCTCAGCAAATCTAAGGGGAATGATCTTGCAATTGAGGACCacggaaaatgaaaaaaattaaacaacttGTTAGAAATTGTTGGATGAGGTATAGCAATGCACGAAAGTAAAAAAGTTTAGGATGATTACCACGGAACTGTTGTTAACTTGGTTGGAAGTGAGAAGCTTGAGGAAACGATAGACAtgaggtccttgaatgtttgaGTCGGGGCCAGCAGTGGTTAACGGTGTAgtggattggttcggttcggctTTTTTGGGGACGTGAGTTTGTACTTTAGTAATGGAACAAACATGATTGATGGTACCATTGCAGTATGGGGATGCCTGTGGGGAAACTTGGGCTGGATCCTGGCCAAATTTGTTGCATTTGTTAGGCATGGTATGTGACGCGCTCGCAGCGGAGCGGTCCAGGTCTTTCTGAAGAAAAGTCTTAGACAGCGGAGAAGCACTAAGGAAACCATCCTGTCCCTGGAAGCCTGTGAGCTGAAGATCTTTCTTATAGGCAGTTCTCACCTCGGAGGTGTTCCCGTTAGAAGCAGGGGAAGATATTGTGGCAATGGGATTATGTAGAGTTTGTTGTACAAAGCTATTTTGCACATTAACTTCTAGAACTGGCATATCTGCATAGTTCGAACGAACCAAATCTGAAGGAGTCGAAACTCGTGGCATTTGTTGGGCAGAAAGGGGATTGGCTGGTGGTTTATTTTTGTGCAAAACATTAGAAGTTGGATATGAGAAATCTCTTTGCATCATGAAGCTGTCCTTCACCTTCATAACAACAAATATGTCCTCCCCAACGTACAGTAACTTCATCCAGCCACCATGGCTGAGTCCATAACATGTGACCAAATTATGAAATCCATGGAGTATGTAGCAGTAGAAAACCCTCTGCTCAATGATAGCTCAATTTGATTGTCATTCATGTCTATTACAATCATCCTATCTCGAAGAAGTTCCCTATACTTCCTATAAAATAGGGAGGGTAACTCATGTGTAACCTGAAAATATAGATTAACATAATCATAAGTATCTTGTTTTTCAAAAAACGAAGAgaaaatatatatgaatattttgGAAACTATTTATGGCTCAAGGGGTGAATAAATAAGACTTACAGCTTGGGGATCAACATGAAGATAAAATATACGATCCTCATCAAAGTCCGCAGGAATGAGCCTACTCTCCTCCATGGTTTGTAATAGTGGAGGTAGAAATATGTATGGAAGTGTTGTGATAGCTTATGACTATTCTATTAGCCCTTACAAAGTAACCAGCAATGTCTGTCCAGGCTAAAAAAAATGCAGGTCTGATATTTGAATAGGATAGTTGTAAATATATATTAACTTTCCAAAGAAGAAGACAGGTACATGAAGCCAGTTTACATATTTTATCTTGGAATAGTGTGAACAGATGTACATAAAGTACCGCTTATAGGAAGGAGAGATCATGCACAAAGGACAGCTGTGCTCTGATGGGGGAAGAAATATTCAATAGGGATATAGGGAAGTAatgatttcaaaaaaatcaaataatcaaataaatcaaataaaggAGGTGCCACACATCATGCCCTGAAGCCagtagtaagaaaagtaaatatgtGTAATCTTAGTAAACAATAAATGATAGCTTTTatattgatttagaaattaaaaatttgaaaatgaaaaaatgtATATATGGGTATATAAGAGCTCATATCCTGTCCTTAGGTCTCCCGTCTAGAGTGCTAGTTCATTTGTTGACACGCATAAAGTTTGTCTCATATAGATGCTATATTCACTGTTATGCTAATTGGTATAAAGGGATCAACTATACAATTCTAAAGACAACCGCATAAGGAATGTATattataaaatgataaaaaaggtAACATCTTTATTAATGGATCTGAAAATGATTAGAAAATGCTTGGGCACATCTTCCAGGCAGTGAATCATTATCCAGATTATCTATCATAAGTATTAAGTTAGATACTAATTTCAATTTAGATAGTAGGATGCAATTATTAAACAAACACACTACGATTGGATTAAAGGAACCAAACATAAGAAGCAAGCGCATATCATAGATATTGCTTTTGCTCGACATACATAATAAGCATTACATGCACACAATGACTCGCATGGTTTGGTAGCATTAGACCATGCGTTATTGGATGACATAGCTatagggaaaaaaaaaaccaacatcATCACTTCACTAAAGGACACAACACGAAACCATGATTATACGCAACATTGATACTGGGAAATATAGTATGGTACTTGAGCTTGATCATTCGTCCAACATATATTTTGCTTGAGAAACTATCCAGACTAATCTTGGTAGACTCTATCAACTCCGGGAATGCCATCTTCGAGCTTTCTACACTTCGATGATGATCCATTAGCAGAGTCTGGATAAAGATCAATGAGTCGCTTAGAGCATCCACCACTAATAATGTTTCTCTTGGGGGTTGAGAAAGCATCGTTAGAGTTCTCCACCAACGCCTCAACAGAAGGAGAACCCGTGCCCTGCATTTTTAACTAAATATCACTACTTAATGCTCAACTTAACGATTTTCACCGTTTGATAGTTACCTTTGGCGTGTCGGTGGAAGCAGTTTGCATGTTCAACAGTTCTGAGTGTTCCAGTGCAAGGTTTTGCTGCACCAAGTCAGACGTATAAATAGGAATATCACAAAGGTTTACCATAATCAAATAAGTCATCAAATAAGTCACCTGGTATATATCATGCTTTCCTAAAAATTTTGTTATAAGCGATATCTCATCAGTCATCTTCATCACAATGACCTTGCAAGGCTGGAAAGAATTTAGATCTTCCATCTTGATAGAAACCTTGAATAGGAATTTCTTACCCCTAAAGGAATTCAGCTCTATTGGGTATTCCTCATTTACTCCACCCTGATTTTGGTTTATAGGTTAATTAAATAATTGTGTAATAATATTTGTAAAAGGAATAGCATGTCTTTACATATACATAACTCTGTATGCATATTTTAAACATTACCCTAGTTAGTTGTGCAAGCCTGAGGTCAGAGGCAGAGATTCCAAGATATTTGGCCGCTTCCTTGTCATAAAGAAGGAATGAAGCCGTATCGGTATCATCAGCAACCTTTATATTAATGCTATACCTACAAAGGATAAGGCGTTACCAAAGATACATGGATACTGCATGAAGTTGCTGAATAAGAGCTTGAACAAAGGGTTGACTTGTATACCTGGGTGTGTGAGTCGTTGGATAGGTGGCACACTTGGCACAATAGTAGGAATCCTCAGCCTCCTTTAGTGAATGAAAGCAATGTTTACAACTTTTGTACCACCAACCGTTCTTGGGGTCAATTGCAATTACAGTTCCAATTGTCACGAAGCTACCATTCTTAAGAATAAACAACATTCAAACTCATCGCATAGTTGGATTCGCAAAATAAATAGCGTAGTAGTTTATCAGGAGAAATTTGTTACGTTATTgtggttttgtttttctttctcaggCAAGTTTTTCAGTGAAACTTTTACTCTTATCACATAAACTTAAATCATGAAATTATACGATGCAGTTAGATATTATTTTGAGTTGAAACAGTaatgacaaaataattaattaatgaagtcTTTATTATGAAAGTTTgtgaattaatattttattttaaataagtgAAGACCTCATCCATTTTAGATATACTTCCCGTTATaagaaattttagttttaacaAATTGAAGGAGCAAATAGTAGATTATATTTTGAAGCAAAGAGATTACGTTGCTTAGTCAATAAAACTTGATCACAGACCTCAATGGATGCCTTGAGTTCAGAAATGGGTTTGTAAATGGAGACATTGATGAGATCATCCTCCATAGAGTACGCTGGCTCCACAGCAATTTGGGATAGTTGGTTTGCACGTGGAACCCCCGCCATGACGACGCTTAAATTTTTGACATTGTACATGAACTTTATTAATCTGTTCTAGTGTATGAGTGTCAATTTGATACAGACGACACGGTTAGATTTATTACCTCTTGCGAAAATCCTTAACCTCTTGGAAGTCTGCATTGATGTAGAGAATTGAATTATGATTGGTATTTGATATGCCCATTGCACCTGTGTCAATTAAGGTATATAGAAATAACTACACAATGACGGAATCAAAGCATGCTCATTGTCTAGTTTCGAAAGCAATTACATGAAGTGCAAATGTGGTACACTAATAAGAGCCATATAATTGCAAACCTTTAAAGAGGTTGAACTTAGCAAACTGTACAATGATGATGTACTCTGATGTTGGCTGCTCTTCAATGTGCTTGACCAACATAGTTGCAAAATCCTCCCAAAGTGTACACCTAATCTTGCCTTTTCCCCTGTTATAAAAGTACGACGGGAAGAAACGTAAAACACACATGAATAAAACAACTCCCACGTGAGATGCACTTAGTGCGTGGGTAATGATGTGAGTAACAATTTTACTAAGAAAATATATAACACTAACTGCATGTCATCAAGCTCGAGAACAGTGTAGCTGCACTTCTTGCCATTCTTAGTAAATTCAATTATGTCACCCTTGCCAGTAAGTAGACCAATAACAtctgaaacaaaataatatataacgGCTAATCACTAATTAATAGACATTAATGAATatatgttttatgtttgattaaGCTAATTGGAAGGTTGGGAATGATTTTCGTCATACCTATAAGATGCGACTGAGCATTTGTGTGGTTCAGTATTAGATCGTTAGGAACAAAACGAAACACATTCTCCGGAAAGGATGGATCATGGACCATCTGAAGTTGAGTATCCCTCTTGAAGTATATCCTACATGCATGGTTAGTGGCCTTGTATTTCTGGTCATTCAAGGAAGTTGAGAAGTTACAAACGATATAGATTTTTCCCTCTGATAACTCATCTTCAAAGAGCCTCCTCTGAGCATTCCTAATAGTGCACTGGATTCGATCGCCCTGAAAACAAAGCTTGGTATTAAATTGGTATCAAACTCGTACATGAAAAAAAATGATATGCCTAACAAACTAATCAGTAAAGTTTGTTAAATCAAGTGCTAGGTTGTAGTTGTTAGCTCACCACGTGATCCATGACCACTAACTCTAAAGTTGGCTTCACGTATTTTTGCTCAGCAGGAGACAATGACCATATTTTCACGACTCTCACTTTAATCCTCAATATTAAGTGGTTTGAAGATGCCTCAATATCCTTGAGGTTGTTGTACGTGCTTGCCATTTGTAACCAATATATGTGGAGCTGTAAAGAGTTTTTACTTGAAGTCTCACTGGAGCGATGCTGGAGTATTCATATGGGTGATGAATTTATAGTAACACGTAGCCCATGGTGGTGGTGGGAGGTGCCTGATGTTGTACATGCTAGTGACATGGTCATTGGTCATGTACATGCAAAGTAGCAATCTTGTAGAAAGTAACTACATTCACCACAGTACATGAGGCCATGAACAACAGTACAATCTCCTCAATTACATTTTCAGAACACCATTCTGATAGCCCAAAACATATTGGAGACATGACATGGTTCAGAGTTGAGGTAATTATAAAAAGTgttattaactattaatttaaaaaattatgaacatAAAATCAATAGTTGCAGTAAGATATATAGCTGATCATCATTTctataaacaaataaacaaatatacTAAATACATAGCATGtatattgtatatattgtataTACAGTATATATAACTAATCTAATCTAAATCTAAATCTATATCTATATCTAATATCTAAAGCTACATAATCTCTGTTGTTGCAGTAAATTAACTCATTTGTAATTATAGACATAATTAttagaattttaattattattataactgtattttttttttgtaatattgtACATTATATATAATTGAGCTAAGCTAATCTAAATCTATACAATATCAGTAGTTACAGTCAAGTATTTATATTGTAATTATACATATAGTAATATCGTATAACAtaatataggtttaattattctattggtctttacagtttcgtaaaatttttatgttagctTTCTgtacttttgttttcttttaattgagtctttgtaccaattttttttaattgggtgtcatcaatttttttttatttatgtccctCACCAATTTATTTTAAGTTGAATCACTATAAATCTAAGCCAATGACTACCAAGACAGACTTAGATGGAAAAAAATTggtgtaaaaatataattaaaaggaaaaaagtataaagacctaattaaaaattttacaaaattatatagaccaacaaaataattaaatctataatatgtaatatataatataataattaaaatattaattattattatctttagTAGTTATCcgttaataatatagtaatagtagCTACATACCTCTACATCTATGTACATTTACATGTACatgtatataataaattaataatttaataatttaatctaCATAACATAATAGCAGTATTGGCGGTGATCGAACCGCATCACTActtccataataataataataataataataataataataataataataataataataataataataataacaataaatcaaCAATGACAAAAATAGTACAGAAAATATAGCAGAGCATTCACAATCCAAATTTGCCTACCatcaattaataaataataaccaaAAGAAAATCCAATAAGAACACAAAACATGCGATACTCATTGAAGAATTTGTGAACAGAGTATAAAAAAACTAAGGAAAATTGAGCACCTGTGTAACGGAGAAATACGGGGAAAGCATAAAACTGAATGGGGTTAAACGCACATACGATGGGCACCAAAACGGCGGTGGTGGTCATGAAGGCTATCTAGGGCTTTGATTCCATTCGGAAGGGAAAAAGAGAAAGGGGCTAGGGGAACATGGGACTAACGAATGTGATTGCTTTTTGGTTTTTTCTTATACAAACATAAAACGATGGCGTTGCTTTCAAAGCGGCCCAGTCCAGTTCTcgattataatatattaatataataattgttGTAGATCGGCCCGTGTCCCAATTGGCTTCAAACATAAACTAATGATAAGTCGAACCAGAAACATTCTAATTCATTTAAGTTACAGATAGATGGAACTTAGTACAACTAATGACATTAATACCATATTACACATGGTTGAGACACTCCAATACTGCATCATACTCTAGAGGCATTGCTAAAATAAAAACCATTAccaaataaacatcttagatacgTAATATAGAAACAATTATAGTAGTTTCATCATTAATAGGGACGCAGAAACGAACTACACTTCCACATTTTAGGCCATGGTCGACTGAAAATTTTCTCCAACCCCTGGTAAGAAAGGCTTCTGATGACCTGAGGCTCCTCCATCGAAGCTTCATGATGATCGGTGGCTTGTGTAACTCTCTAACGCGAACGAAATCAGGCCTCGAAGGAAACGCAAGCGAAGAGAAAGCAGACGGAAGTAGCTACCAAATGAAAGTGGCATAAAATGGTGGGCTATTAGATACTTAGATGCAAGGAAATTAACTTCATTCAATATGAAGAATGATAATATTTATGAATTGCAGAGACATACCATAGAATAGTGTTTTGACTGGTACTCAGATATCACCCTCACAACCGAATAAAAGTCTTGCATGATTGGAGAATGCGGTGGGGAAAGCCCAATGTTAGGACTCGGGGGTGGAGGGCTCTGGCCATTTGGAAACCCTGCATTCTCAGTTGAAACAACCTCAGTACTAATGTTACAATTATCACCTGTTTCCTCGGCCACaacagagttttttttttttgtctgtgGGACATCTAAAAAAGGAGACGCCCGGAATGGAGAAAGTGAAATTATTGGTTCTATTGGATCCAGTTGGTCGTGTTGATCCTTATTATTGACACTGGGTTCCAGCTGATTAAAGTAAGGTTCAAGACCATAAAATGTGGGAGGGTCAATGCAGGTCAACAGATTGAACACAGATTCTGGGAGATGTTGGAGTTGGTCAGTGGCATCATCCCAGTTGGAATTATTCACAGCTTCATCAAGTTGTTGATACACTATTTGTGAAACTTGGACAGGTTCAGTAGTTTCAAGCGGCGGAGTTGCATTAGACTCATCTTCAGATAGTTCTATGATTCCTGGAAGAGGTATTGATGGTTTGATGTCCACACCCAGCTTTAACGGTGGGTAGCACAGCTCTTTGGTCCGCATGTTGTGGTCCTTGACTTCAACAATGAGAAATCTGTCTCGGCCAACGTAACAGACACTCAACCAACCTCCATCTTTGAGGCCATAAATCGCAGCAAGGTTATTGTAGCCGATAATAATTATAGCAGTTCGATGGCACTTCTCAATGACCACATCAACTTCATTGCCAACAGAATCATAAAATGTCATCAACTTTGGTAGTGCATCTTTAAATCTCCTATAGAATGTCGAAGGAATTTCACCCATCTCCTTCAAAATAGAAGGTATCAAGCATTAAATGTATGATATAATATAACGCTAATCAAATTAAGGTTGATACAAAAAATGAATATTTTGTATATTCAGTGAGTTAGCTACATACTAAATCGGGGTTGACCTCCATATAAAAGTATCTTCCTTGATAGTAAGAGTTAAGGCTATCCATGTTGCCTGAAACTCAACATATGGCATGGTCAACAAATTAAATTTGCATAATTGATTGGTTGTCACCACAATAAAAGAAGagtttatgaattaaaaaaaaccaATGAATATAAATTTACTCAAAAGAATATAAGAAATGTCCGAAAAAAAAAGTTATGTTATCATCAATGTTAATAATTACCTGAAGAAGGAAGACCGAAGAAGAAAACCTTATTGAAAGGCCCTTAATCCAGAAACAAAGCCCTCTCGAGTCATATTTTAGAAGTGATCTCTGATCTCTATTATGTTGTATATGTAGCTACTTATAGCTTCTTTTGAGATATGGTTCGATGCTATATATATCATGATGAATTGTACTGATGCTGATGCTACAATGAAAAGTTACATGGCCATGCTTTATATAAATGAATAGTaactaatattattaattaatgacgCTGTATCTTAAAGCACTGATAacttgttatttttattattctttttacatAATTCTCATTGCACACACCGGCATAAATGGAACTTTTAATTAGAAGCTTGAAAAGCCTAATTACCTACTAACTCTTCAGAAGCCtaatgtttttattattattattatattattattatgactaTCATATCATACcatataatcataatcatataatatatgtaataaaTTTCCTATTacctataatattatataatatagtaTCTAATCTAATTCTAATTCCActttattatatctattatataaagTATACCGGAtatttaaaaaaggaaaaaacaaatATATAGATTTTATCATCATATAACATCATATATTATCATATCATATATCATATCATAGCATATCATATATCATATATCATATATTATAATATGATAAAGACTCACGTAATATATGATAAAGACTCAGATTTTTGAACTTGAAATGACCACACGTAAATTATAATGGGTATGTCAGAACATTGTTTGTCTCGATGTATATATGTGATAGCAAGTCAGACAATATATACTGGTGTGTATAATATACAGCAAGTTAAAAATAACATGATAAGAGAATGAGACGCAGCAAGGATGTTCGTGTAATAAGGCACACAGCTAAAATTTGAATGAGCCTAGTAGTTGACGCGTGGCAAGTTCAGTACTGAATGAACCTTCTTTTAAAGGATTGTTATAGGATACAACAAATTTCTTCAAGAGGGGAAGAGGTATCTCTCTTTAACCATTCTCCAAGGAAGGGAAAGGCCAACAACAATATTTCACTAGTGAATTGCCCCGTGCCATATACGGGTGTgataagtttaataaaaaatattcattatgAAAGTGTTTTTATGTTATTAACATATATATGAGTGTTTTATAATAAATTGGATcggtaattaaaaatatttaaattactttAATTTTTGATAACATTGAAAGagtatatatatgatttttttagtaCAACAATTCAGACAAAAAAATTTCATACTTTTACATAAAGCAATACATAATACAtatagaaattaataattttcgtagaatataaatatttaaaaaatacatgttaaataaatttaaaattacacaTAATTAACAGATATTTTGAAAAGCTTTTCTATAAACCACGTTGATTGTTATATCTTTTGATTTGGCAGAATTATTCTCAATTAATACAGGTAACCCAGATTTTGATGTTACTCTTGAAAGAGCAACATAAATTTAGTTTGTACATAAAAGGAAGATAATTGTTTTGGATGAATATTCTTCATAAAATTCGAACCAAACTACAAACCGAACACCTCTAGTTAACgggattaaaaatataaaaaacacgTACCATTTGAAATACTTGCAAGTGACCTACGTAAATCACTATTAGCATATAAGTTGTTGTGGATAGTGCATGTTAATTTTCTTTGTCTGCCAAGATCTTCAGATGCTTGATCAAGAGAAAGATTTATCTGATCAATCTATTGCACCTGCTGGGAGTGAGTTAGATGGCTGATGATCTAAAGATGTTGCTGGTCTCTTAACAGGGAGCAACGGGTCCAGGATGGTAGctgcttttaatttttttagcgcAAAATAAAACATTTTGTTAACACataatcaaaaaattatttaacagATACAacatttaaaataactaaaattaaaagatTATGTAAATATTGAACTAACCAAGGAGTGGGTCAGCATCCATGCTTGGTTGAGTGctgcatcttttttttttcttcttcatgattagTCTTCTTCTTATTTTGGCTAACTTGGGGCTAATCTTATAGTCTGTGAATTCCATTTCAAGGTGAACTTCACAAAAAGGTTAAAAAATGAAAGTTTTAAGATAACATGAAGTGAACAATGAAAAATGGAACAAAATTGTATAAGTCTATCTTTCCTTTCATCAGTTGCAATATTTATTCTATATACATCTTATTTTATATACAACTGAATTCAAAATACAATGATTATTGATGCTTTTATTTGCATATGAAGTCAAGAAAAAATGGTTTAGTTATGTAAAGTGTAACCATGGAAatgtagataaaaaatataacaaataaattaaaatatatgacTGAAAGAACTACACCAAATTCACTCTTATCTACGAATCTACGAAAATACTTTATAGCAAATACATGAAATGAATACTATTATAATGATTATGCATGTAGGTTTTTTTAATCACAGCTTTATGCATACGTGTATtgtaaagaatttcaaaaataattaacgtTGCATAATATGTTATAGTATTATACTGTTCATTATTGTAAAGGAGCATAAGGAAATCACTATAAATTTACTAAAGTAGCAACAAATCTATATTGGTCGTTATTTACTCATTAGAAATTATTTATTAGATAATTGAATTAGTGAACAAAAACTAATTACAAATGAGTTGTTATACGTTGAAGTTTTTGTGCGTATTGCCGATGATGAATAGTAATATTTTTAGACGGTAGAAGTAAAAATATTGCgtaatataatattagaatttgtttttaAATTCCTTTTTAACATTTTGGTTAATATATTGAAAAcatagtaattaaaaatataagaaatgGAACTAACACAAATATAATACGTAgatttatatatacaaaattaataCAATTGTGTCCATATTAACGTTAATTTGTTA
This region of Arachis hypogaea cultivar Tifrunner chromosome 8, arahy.Tifrunner.gnm2.J5K5, whole genome shotgun sequence genomic DNA includes:
- the LOC112707100 gene encoding replication protein A 70 kDa DNA-binding subunit B isoform X3; its protein translation is MASTYNNLKDIEASSNHLILRIKVRVVKIWSLSPAEQKYVKPTLELVVMDHVGDRIQCTIRNAQRRLFEDELSEGKIYIVCNFSTSLNDQKYKATNHACRIYFKRDTQLQMVHDPSFPENVFRFVPNDLILNHTNAQSHLIDVIGLLTGKGDIIEFTKNGKKCSYTVLELDDMQGKGKIRCTLWEDFATMLVKHIEEQPTSEYIIIVQFAKFNLFKDFQEVKDFRKSVVMAGVPRANQLSQIAVEPAYSMEDDLINVSIYKPISELKASIENGSFVTIGTVIAIDPKNGWWYKSCKHCFHSLKEAEDSYYCAKCATYPTTHTPRYSINIKVADDTDTASFLLYDKEAAKYLGISASDLRLAQLTRGGVNEEYPIELNSFRGKKFLFKVSIKMEDLNSFQPCKVIVMKMTDEISLITKFLGKHDIYQQNLALEHSELLNMQTASTDTPKLKMQGTGSPSVEALVENSNDAFSTPKRNIISGGCSKRLIDLYPDSANGSSSKCRKLEDGIPGVDRVYQD